Proteins from a single region of Rhipicephalus sanguineus isolate Rsan-2018 chromosome 5, BIME_Rsan_1.4, whole genome shotgun sequence:
- the LOC125758696 gene encoding acetylcholinesterase-1-like: MPISYRMLLILTLYIFELCRCVDASERPVVKTEEGVVEGIRLDAGGEKVDAFLGIPYATPPVGNLRFERPLPAKPWKGKYNASSKPAPCMQSDFPIYQDIVLDYTHSSEDCLYYNVWRPTRSCPDDTETCNAKLPVMVFIHGGGFQFGDSSLFLYDLSHLAVRSNIVTVSFNYRLNFFGFLTTETADMPGNMGMWDQVLFLKWINKNIAYFGGDPNEVTVAGHSAGGVSAGLLAASPATKGLLKRIIMQSGTPLSLLAGSTYYSPDKFYDVSRTLGCHNGQAKKKDLDLPKTIKCLKKLDARKIIRSLLRLNLGQRVFSPQEGDDFFPYDPLAMDTWKNVHVKEVFAGSNLNEGTGFLSYILKHHHDLADNLKVDYRATITAMLSLFADVPLVTGKRMVKAYFGGYEVKHEGQKVVELLSEMMGDIVFKCPTHLYSELMALQGLPSYRYLFAYRPSYSIFPKWFGVVHSEELPFALGSLIFSTDPTRTSIATDSLPRGFLGRSYTTNETAFMRQLMDTWGSFVSTGKPSIPLRDDEWPSYTKTRHDIVQLMPFNYTIRFDKSQDKCELYRPFMIRKGAGKQPRLRIVSPGIAASSGKPISPAVASGANRQPGNNVAMSLVACCLLMAMRHLFATIV, encoded by the exons ATGCCGATCTCTTACCGAATGTTATTGATTCTCACTCTGTATATTTTTGAGCTCTGTCGTTGCGTCGATGCCAGCGAACGTCCAGTGGTTAAAACTGAAGAAGGCGTCGTCGAAGGCATCCGATTGGATGCGGGCGGTGAAAAAGTGGACGCTTTTCTCGGTATTCCCTACGCTACGCCCCCGGTGGGTAACTTGCGCTTCGAGAGGCCGTTACCAGCCAAGCCATGGAAAGGCAAGTACAATGCCAGCAGCAAGCCGGCACCGTGCATGCAGAGTGACTTCCCAATCTACCAGGACATCGTGCTAGACTATACCCATTCCAGCGAGGATTGCCTCTATTACAATGTGTGGCGACCGACTCGCAGCTGCCCCGACGACACGGAAACGTGCAACGCCAAGCTTCCGGTCATGGTCTTCATTCACGGCGGCGGATTTCAATTTGGGGACTCCTCACTCTTTCTTTACGACCTTAGCCACTTGGCCGTGAGATCTAACATCGTGACAGTCAGTTTCAACTACAGGCTCAACTTCTTCGGCTTCCTGACGACGGAAACAGCCGATATGCCTGGAAACATGGGTATGTGGGATCAGGTGCTTTTTCTCAAATGGATCAACAAGAATATCGCGTACTTCGGTGGCGACCCGAATGAGGTCACTGTGGCGGGTCACAGTGCGGGGGGAGTCTCCGCCGGACTACTGGCTGCGTCACCTGCGACCAAAGGGCTCCTCAAGCGAATCATCATGCAGAGTGGAACGCCTCTTTCACTTCTTGCTGGATCAACTTACTATAGTCCTGACAAGTTCTATGACGTATCACGCACTCTCGGCTGTCATAACGGCCAGGCGAAGAAGAAGGATCTGGACCTTCCTAAGACGATAAAGTGTCTTAAGAAGCTGGACGCCCGCAAAATAATCCGATCGCTGCTCCGTCTGAATTTGGGACAGCGTGTGTTCTCGCCTCAAGAGGGTGATGACTTCTTCCCGTATGACCCCCTGGCGATGGATACGTGGAAGAACGTCCACGTCAAGGAAGTGTTCGCCGGCAGTAACCTCAACGAAGGCACGGGCTTCCTAAGCTACATTCTCAAACACCATCACGACCTCGCCGACAACTTGAAGGTGGATTATCGGGCGACCATCACGGCCATGTTATCGCTTTTCGCGGACGTGCCTCTGGTTACGGGAAAAAGAATGGTAAAGGCTTACTTCGGTGGTTACGAGGTAAAGCACGAAGGACAAAAAGTTGTAGAGCTTCTTTCCGAAATGATGGGTGACATCGTCTTCAAGTGTCCGACACACCTCTACTCTGAACTCATGGCTCTTCAAGGGCTACCTTCGTACAG GTACCTGTTTGCCTATCGGCCGTCGTACAGCATATTCCCAAAATGGTTCGGTGTGGTGCACTCGGAAGAATTGCCTTTCGCGTTGGGAAGCTTGATCTTTTCCACCGATCCAACAAGGACCAGCATCGCGACAGACAGCCTGCCCAGAGGCTTTCTGGGAAGGAGTTACACCACCAATGAGACAGCATTTATGCGACAACTCATGGATACGTGGGGATCGTTCGTCTCTACGGG CAAACCATCGATACCCCTTCGAGACGACGAGTGGCCGAGCTACACGAAGACAAGACACGATATTGTTCAGCTCATGCCCTTCAACTACACCATAAGGTTCGATAAGTCGCAGGACAAGTGCGAACTCTACAGGCCATTCATGATCAG GAAGGGTGCTGGGAAGCAGCCTCGTCTGAGGATTGTTTCACCTGGAATTGCCGCCTCAAGCGGCAAACCCATCTCTCCAGCCGTGGCAAGCGGAGCGAACCGCCAGCCAGGCAACAATGTTGCCATGTCACTGGTAGCCTGTTGCCTCTTGATGGCCATGCGCCACCTGTTTGCGACAATAGTTTAA